From a single Nicotiana tomentosiformis chromosome 2, ASM39032v3, whole genome shotgun sequence genomic region:
- the LOC138904316 gene encoding uncharacterized protein yields MGKNKIDHTHLLFVHPSETPSLVLIPVQLKGSENYGLWWRSMKIALQAKRKLGFVDGKHTKTTFSAALHGDWETCNAIVLSWIMNTVSPDLLIGIVYVSNARAVSEDLREIFD; encoded by the coding sequence ATGGGGAAAAACAAAATTGACCATACGCATCTGTTGTTCGTGCATCCATCAGAGACTCCGAGCTTAGTGCTAATTCCGGTTCAGCTCAAAGGATCCGAGAACTATGGCTTGTGGTGGAGATCGATGAAGATTGCACTTCAAGCTAAGCGAAAATTAGGGTTTGTTGATGGTAAACACACCAAGACTACATTTTCGGCAGCATTGCATGGGGATTGGGAAACTTGTAACGCTATAGTCCTTTCATGGATCATGAATACTGTATCACCAGATCTGCTCATTGGGATAGTGTATGTATCGAATGCCCGAGCTGTGTCGGAGGATCTTCGTGAAATATTTGACTAG